The genomic stretch TTATAAAGACTGTCTTCCAGATAATGAAAAAACTAAAAGAATGGAATATGATATATTAGAGATAATACTTAAAAAAACACCTAAAGAGAGAATTATTTCATTAAAAAATTATTTAGATATATTAAATCAATACTATAATGAAAAATTATATAAAGAATCTGCTGAATATATATTAGATATTATGACAGAGCTTGCATTTATAGAAAGAGTAAATTTAATACATTTAGTAAACGCGGCAAAAGATAGCATAAATCAAATATATTTCGATAATGTTGAATCATATGATACACAATTTATAGCAAACAGCATAATATTATCTGCGGTAAAATTAATAGACAAAATATACCCAAATATTAAAATATTTTATGAATGCGACGCATTTAACTGCAGAAATATTATAGGACATGGAAACAGAATATTTATAATATTTATAGAGTTTTTATTATACTATAATAAGCAAGTAAAAAATAAATTCTCATTAAAAACTATAACAAATTTCAATAAGAAATTTAAAAAATATTATGAAAATGTCTTTAAACATTACAAAATAGAAAAAGATGATATAAAATTCGGGGATATATTTAAAAACGGACTAAAAAAAATATCTATTCAAAACATAGCAACATTCGCAGCCGGAGCATTCTGGCATGATGTTGTAAAAATTAAACAATTAGACTACCTTAATGTAAATAAATCAAAAGAATATACCTTGCAGTCTACATCTCATGCTATTAAAGGTTTTCAATTCTTAAAATTTTTCAGAAATTATAATGATGATATAGCATTAATTGTCGGAACACACCATGAATATTATGGTTATGGTCATAGTATTCTAAAAGGATTGATACAAAAAAATAGAAAAGAAAATAAAACTATAAAACCTTTATGGCTGATATCAAATAACTCGTCTGATATAGAAGCTCTTGACGCTCTAGCATTTTTCCCTGCTAAAGTTTTAGAAATAATAGATTTATATGACACAATAGTAACTCCTCAGAAAAATTATGAAAGAAAAGGAATAACATCTGAAGAAGCTGTAAAACTTATATTTAATAACTATATAAAAGATGAAACTCAAATAGACCCAATTATATTTGAATTATTTATCAATTTCTTATCCGATATAATGAAAGAAGATGTTTCAAATCCGTTTGATTAATATATAAACTCATATTACTTGTTTTTAAACTATTTTAATAACTATTGATAATATGATTTTATAATTAATATGCATATACCTAGCTTTATAGATGCTAAATATATTTTAGGTGATATCCACGTTGTAATCTCATATAATTAATTATTATATAGTTAAATAATTGTATTTTATCAAAATGAATTTGTATAATTTATATATTTGAATGTTAAAGCAGAAACTATAAAAAACTAAAAGTTAATACTCACCTTCATCATTACCTATATAATATTTAAACACATCATAAGGACTGTAAATACCCAAATCTGTTACAACAGCACTTACCAAATGAGGAGGAGTATAGTCAAAAGCAGGATAAAATCCTTTAACACCCTCTTTAGAAGTTTTTACCCCCATAGCTTCAGTTACAAGTTTTTCGTCTCTAAACTCAAAATGTATGTCATCAAATCCATGATAACCTTTATCAGGAGCTCCTGTTACAAAATAAGGAATACCCAAATATTTAGCCACTATTGCTATTTGAAAAGTTCCTATTTTATTTACTACAGCACCATTTAAACATATTAAGTCAGCAGCCGAAGTAAATACATCAATTTTTTTCTCCTGCATAGTGTATGCAACCATATTATCAGTTATAACGGTTACATCAGCACCCTGATCATAGGCAACTGTTGCTGTAAGTCTAGCACCCTGAAAATATGGTCTTGTCTCAGCACATACAACCTTTATATCCTTATTCTTTTTCTGAAACTCCTGTATCATAAATCCTACAACTGATTCTCCAAAGCATTGAGTAAGTATAGTACCTTTATCTGGAAACATTGATACAAGATTTTCTGCTATTTTTTTTATTTTGGAATATCTTTTTGTAGAAAGCTCTATTCCCCTATTAAACATAGCCTCTATCGGATCTTTGCCTGATTTTATAGCCTCAGTACCAGCTTCTAAACATGATTTTGTTATAGACATCATTCTGGCACTTGTTGTAGGTCTAGAATTGGCCAAAGTACTACAGGCATGAGTTAAAAAATCTATTCTATCATTACCTTGTAAATGTTTTGACTCATATCCGGCTAATGCCATACCCATAGCCACAGCAAGGTAGGGACCTGCACTCTGAGTTACCATATCGGCTATAGCTTTTGATACTTCTTTATGAGTTTTACATTCAACAAAATGTACTTTATTTGGATACACTCTTCTGTCTAATATCCTTACGCATCCGTCATCATACCAAGCAATATTTTCAAACTGAAGCATAAAAGCAAGCTCTTTATCTATTCTACTAGGTTTATTAAGTTCATCAGACATAAATGTTCTCCAAAATAATTTATTTAAATTTTTTAAATATTATCAAAATCAATTTTTTGAATTATATTATCTATAAATTTCATAAATTTCTCTTCTTCAGCTAATTTATCTCTATACATAATACATTCAATACCTATATTAAGAAGTACATATTCTATATTCCTTCTAGTTTCTTTATCATTTACAGATTCTATTTCTTTTACCTTAGCACAACCTGTAGTTCTTCTTAATATTTCAAGACCGCATATACCAAAAGCAGTTTTTAATACTTCAAGCAAATAAAACTCTATAAAATCCTCATTATTTTTTACAGAAATATCACTAGTATCATGTATAAATTTGGTAATAAATTTGTTTTTGAAAAGTCTTATAATATCATCTATAACAACAAAAAGAAATGAAGTATAATTCTTATCATTAGTAACATTAAAATGATAAACATAAGCAAATATAAAATTAGCTATTATTGTACCCAAATCATATCCTATAGGTCCGTAAAAAGCAAATTCGCAGTCCATAACCTTTATATAATCATCATTAACAAATATAGAACCTGTATGCAAATCTCCATGTATCAAAGCCTGAGCATTATTCATAAACTCATATTTTAATTTAGCAGCCTCAAGCTGTAAAGTTTTATTCTTATATAACTTCTCTTCAACAAATTTACTTAGTGATTGTGAAAAAGAATTTTCATTAAGTAAATTAAAAAAAGGCTCTCTAAAAACAAGCTCTTCACTTATTTGACAAAGTTCTTTATTTATATATTTAGCTACATTATCTTTCTTTGAAAATGAATTGGCAAAAAAATCAGCAGTAGACAAAGTACTTTCAACAATAAAATCGGTTATCTGCTCCTGCAAATGATGATATATCTGCCCTTTAATCAGAGCATCTCTAAGAACTGTATAATTCTTCAAATCTTCCATAACAAACAAATTCATTACTTTATCTATGCATATTATCTTAGGTGCCAAATCCGGAAGTATATCTCCATAATATGATAAAACTCTAGCCTCTCTGGCATTTCTATTCATATCAAGTATTCTTCCAGAAGAATTGCTTCTAGTATGAACTCCCGCTTGTTTTAATATTATAGAATCCTTGCCATTACTTATTCTATAAACATAATTGATATTTCCGTCACCTATTTCCTTACAAGTTATATTATCATCTTGCTTGAAATACTTTAATTTATTTTTTACATAAAATAATACATCTTTTTCTTCCATAAGAAAATATTCGTTAAATCTAACCATAAATAAAATCCATAATTAAAATCTATAGTTAAAAATATAGCATAAAAAGTATAAATATCAATAATCATATCATACAAATATATTATATAGATTATAATTTTTATAATTAAAAAAACTCAAAATATTAGTCATATAATGTAACAAAAACAATTAATCTTATTACAAAATAGCCAAAATACTTTATAAAATATATTTATATAAAGTGTTATAATATAAAAAAATAGAAATTAAATAATTATACAATACTATTTAGTGTTACTTTATATAGAATTTTGATAAAAAATACTGCAATTAGTGAAATTATTATATAAAATTAGTATCAAAAATATTAAAAAAACTTCATTATAAACATAATATCCTTGACTAAGTACCTATTTTGTACTATAATAATGCCTAAATTTATAATTAAATTATTTTTATATAAGGGGTTAAATTATTATGAAAGTTATAGTAATTGGCTGCAACCATGCAGGTACATGGGCAGCAAAAACATTAAAAGCTACAGATCCTAATTGTCAAGTTGTAACTTATGACAGAAATGATAATATATCTTTTTTAGCTTGCGGTATCGCACTTTGGGTTGGCGGTGTAGTAAAAGATCCTAAAGGTTTATTCTATGCCAGCCCTGAAAGTTTAAAAGCTGAAGGCATTGATGTTTATATGGGACATGATGTAACAAAAATAGACTGGGCTAATAAAAAATTACATGTTAAAGAATTAAAAACAGGTAAAGAGTTTGATGATAATTATGATAAACTTATTCTTGCTACAGGTTCTTGGCCTGTAACTCCTCCTATAGAAGGTTTAATGCAGGAAGGTACTGAATACGGACTTAAAAAAGGTATATTCTTCTCTAAACTATTCCAGCAAGGTCAGGAAATTATTGATGAAATAGCTAAACCAGAAGTAAAAAAAGTTATGGTAGTTGGTGCTGGTTACATAGGTGTTGAACTTATAGAAGCATTCAAAAATCATGGCAAAGAAGTTATCTTAATGGAAGCTATGCCTAGAGTTATGGCTAACTACTTTGATAAAGAAATAACTGATGAAGCTGAAAAAAGAATCAAAGAAGCTGGTATAGAAATGCATTTAGGCGAAACTGTTAAAAAATTTGAAGGTGATGACAGAGTTAAAAGAGTTGTTACTGACAAAGGTTCTTATGATGTAGATATGGTAGTTATGTCTGTTGGTTTCAGACCTAATAGCGAACTTTACAAAGATTATTTAGAAACTTTGCCTAATGGTGCTATAAAAGTAGATACTACTATGAAAACTACAAAAGATCCTAATGTATTTGCTATAGGAGACTGTGCTACTGTATATTCAAGAGCTTCTGGAAAAGAAGAATACATCGCTTTAGCTACTAATGCTGTAAGAATGGGTATTGTTGCGGCTAACAATGCTTTAGGAAAACATGTTGAATACTGCGGTACTCAAGGATCTAATGCTATATGCGTATTTGGATATAATATGGCTTCTACTGGCTGGTCTGAAGAAACTGCTAAGAAAAAAGGATTAAAAGTTAAATCTAACTTCTTCAAAGATGCTGAAAGACCTGAATTTATGCCTTCTTATGAAGATGTATTAGTAAAAATAATATATGAAGAAGACACTAGACGTATGGTAGGTGCTCAAATTGCTTCTAAACATAATCATGCCGAAGCTATTCACGCATTCTCACTTGCTATACAAAATGGTATGACAGTAGATCAGTTCGCATTATCTGATTTCTTCTTCTTGCCTCACTATAACAAACCATTATCTTGGATGACTATGGTTGCTTATACTGCTAAATAATTAAAAAAACAATATTTTTTATAATAATATAGCCCTAGTAAGTTAAAAATTTACTAGGGTTTTTTATGAATAAAAATATCATAAAATAATACCATTTAATATAAAGTAATTTTTTTATTGAAAATAAATTTATTTCAGGTTATTATAATAAACAATATCTTATATAGTATTTTAGAATAATCAGAAAATTATAATTTTATAGCGGGTTTTTGAACAAGATGATAAGCAGATTAAAATACAATATATTAATAATATTCATTGGAATAACAGCAAATTTTGTTTTTACATTTTTAGTATTATTATTTAAAATTCCTTTTCTTTTTATGGATTCTATAGGTACAATATTAACCGCTGTAATACTTGGTCCTATATACGGGGCTGTTGTAGGTATAATAACAAATATAATGACATCTATAACTATAGATTATATAAATCTGCATTTTGCCATTGTAAATGTTATAATAGGATTAATGGCTGGATTAATAGCAAGAAAATATGATTTTACAAAAATATCGGTATCTCTTATAAGCGGTATTATTATAGCAATAGTTTCAGGAGTAATATCTGCACCTATTTCTATAGTGCTTGCTAATGGAATAAGTACTGGTACAGTAGATACTTATATTAAGGCATTGATTAATAGCGGAAAAAGCCTTGTAATATCAACAACTATAGGGACATTATCAGCTGCTATAATAGATAAAATAGTATCATGTTTATTAGTTACGATAGCTGTAAAAAAGGTTTATTTTTTTAGAATTAATAAAGAAAATTAATAAAAATAATTTTCTTTATTATATTATAAAGAATTATTGCAATATATTTGATAAAGTATTATTATGTATAATAATCAATAATATTCTTTCATAAATAGAGAAAATTAAATAATATTAATTCAAATAATAATAAAATAGGAAAATAAATATGATATTTGATGCTCATTCCGATATATGGACTGATGTTGCTGTAAAAACTCTCAAAGGCGAAAATAATATAATAAAAAAATACCATTATAATAATCTAGTAAAAGGAAAAATAGGAGGCTCTATATTTGTTATATGGACAGAACCTAAAAACTATCATAGAGCTTTAGAAAGAGTGATAGAAATACAGGAATGCATAAAAAAAGAATTAGAATATATTAAAGATATTATACTTATAGCAAAAAGCTATGATGATATTATAAAAGCACAAAAAGAAAATAAATTATATATACTTATAGGATTTGAAGGACTTATATCTATAGATGATAATATTGATTTAATAGATAAATATTATGAATATGGAGCAAGACATGCCTCTCTTACTTGGAATGAAGAAAATAAACTTGCTTCAGGAGTAAGAGGAGATTCTAATAAAGGACTAACTGATTTGGGTAAAAAGGCTGTAAAAAAGATGCAGGATAAAGGAATGATAGTTGATGTATCGCATCTTAATGATAAGTCTTTTTTTGATGTAATCAACATAACTTCAGCTCCGATTATAGCGTCTCATTCAAATTCAAGGGTTTTATGCGGCAGCTTAAGAAATCTTACAGATGAACAATTAAAAGCTATAAGAGATACTAAAGGCGTTGTAGGGCTTAATTCTTACAAGGATTTTATCGATGAAAATAAGGATAAACAAACTATTGAAAGAGCTGCAGATCATATAAAATACATAGCTGATAAAATAGGAATAGAGCATATAGGGCTTGGTTTTGATTATAATGAATATTTTGAAGATGAAATTATACCGCCTTCTGTAAAAGGATTAGAAAATGCTTCTAAATCATATGATATTATAATAAAACTAAAAGAAGCTGGATTTAATAACGAAGAGATAGAAAAAATAGAGTATAAAAATTTCCATAGAGTAATAAAAGAGATTGTAAAATAAAAATATTAAATCTTATCTGGTATATAACTAAACAAATATAGTTGATAAATTTAGTTATTTATGAATGCAATTATAATTATTTATAAAATAATATCTTTTTATCAATCAATAAAATTAGCTGTATAGTAAATTACTTATTTGGTATAACAATAGGTAATCAGCCGCTTCTTACTTCGTTCGGTCGCACTGAATAAACAATACCATGCGGTAACTTAAAAATTTTCAGTATATAAACATAGCATCGCCGTATGAAAAAAATCTATAATTATTATCTACAGCTGTTTTGTAAGCATTCATTATATTATCATAACCAGCAAAGGCACTAACCATAGCAAGCAAAGTAGAATGCGGTGTGTGAAAATTAGTTATAAGAGCGTCAACACATTTAAACTTATAAGGAGGATAAATAAATATATTTGTAGAGCCTTCAAGTCTTTTGAAATCATAATTATCATATTCACTTTCCAAAACTCTTGCAACTGTAGTTCCGCATGATACTATTCTTCTACCCTCTTTTTTAGCATTGATTATAATATCATAGCTATCTTTTGGTATTATAAACTTCTCTTCATGCATAATATGATTACGTAAATCATCTTCTTTTAGAGGATTAAAAGTAGAAAAACCTACATGCAAAGTAACATAGCATACTGTAACACCAATAGACTTTATTTTGTCTAAAAGCTCATTAGTAAAATGAAGACCAGAAGTAGGAGAAGCAATACTTCCCTCATTTTTAGCATATACATTTTGATAAAACTCTTTATCATTGCTGTTGTATTCTTCTTCACCTTTTCTTTTCCTGCTTTGAATTATATACGGAGGAAGCGGAATTTTTCCTATAGTATCTAAAATATCATTTGTTAATGGTTTTGAAAACTTTATTAATTTAGTAGATATATTATCTTTTTCTATCAATGCCTCAATATTTCCTACATTATCTAAATGAGCATAATCTAAATATAGTGTATCAGCCTCTTTAATATTTTTACCCTTTATCAAACATTCCCAAGTGCTTTCATCATTGTTAACTTTATTAAGGAGAAGTATTTCAGCATTTCCTCCAGTAGATTTTTTTGCGTATATTCTTGCTGGTATTACTTTGCTGTCATTTAAAACTAATACATCATCTTTATTTAAATAATTAATAATATCTGCAAATATTTTATGTTCTAATTCTCCTGTATTTTTATTTAAAGTCATTAACCTGCAATGATCCCTTTCATAATTAGGCTCTGTTGCTATTAAATTTTCAGGTAAATAAAAATTGTAAGTCTCTTTATTTAAATAGTCTGTCATAATTTTTAATCACTTATTTTTTATTTAGAATGTTACTATTATCTTTCTCTGTCTTAAAAACTTGGTAAGATTTTTTTTAGTAGTAGAAGATGATTTCACAATAGCATATTCATCACTTATTTTTTTTATAATAATACCTTTTCTTTTTGCCTCATGGATAATCTCTTCAAGTTTATTAGCATCTTTAATTATCACAAGCGTAACATTATCATACACATAAGAGATTATTCCTCTGTCATACCATCTTTTTATGCTTGTTTCTACATGTTTAGGCATCTCTACATTACTATCAATGAGTATATTTTTTAATACGGCTAAAAACTTATCAAAAGAATATTCTGATACTTCATCACTGATTATAGTTTTCCCTTTTAAAACACTTTCTTCTGTCATTGTGTATGTATAAACAGTCTCCTGCTTATCGAGTTCAAAATATAAATTGCACATATATATAAAGTTGTTAGAAAATAAATAATGATTAATTAAAGTAAGTTCAAAATTACCATTTATAAAGCATTTTTTATTATTATCATCAATTACAGGTTTTCTAATAGCCAAAATAGCATTCTCATAAAAAGAAACCTCAGTAATACCTAATACAAACATAGAATAAATTATATTGTTATACATTTCCATAGAAAGCGAAATATTATGTTCTTTTAATTTAACGTACAGTGTAGATTTTGAAATACTTCCTTCTTCCAATATATCTAATATTTTTTTATAATAATCATGA from Brachyspira murdochii DSM 12563 encodes the following:
- the mtnK gene encoding S-methyl-5-thioribose kinase, which produces MVRFNEYFLMEEKDVLFYVKNKLKYFKQDDNITCKEIGDGNINYVYRISNGKDSIILKQAGVHTRSNSSGRILDMNRNAREARVLSYYGDILPDLAPKIICIDKVMNLFVMEDLKNYTVLRDALIKGQIYHHLQEQITDFIVESTLSTADFFANSFSKKDNVAKYINKELCQISEELVFREPFFNLLNENSFSQSLSKFVEEKLYKNKTLQLEAAKLKYEFMNNAQALIHGDLHTGSIFVNDDYIKVMDCEFAFYGPIGYDLGTIIANFIFAYVYHFNVTNDKNYTSFLFVVIDDIIRLFKNKFITKFIHDTSDISVKNNEDFIEFYLLEVLKTAFGICGLEILRRTTGCAKVKEIESVNDKETRRNIEYVLLNIGIECIMYRDKLAEEEKFMKFIDNIIQKIDFDNI
- a CDS encoding FAD-dependent oxidoreductase; this translates as MKVIVIGCNHAGTWAAKTLKATDPNCQVVTYDRNDNISFLACGIALWVGGVVKDPKGLFYASPESLKAEGIDVYMGHDVTKIDWANKKLHVKELKTGKEFDDNYDKLILATGSWPVTPPIEGLMQEGTEYGLKKGIFFSKLFQQGQEIIDEIAKPEVKKVMVVGAGYIGVELIEAFKNHGKEVILMEAMPRVMANYFDKEITDEAEKRIKEAGIEMHLGETVKKFEGDDRVKRVVTDKGSYDVDMVVMSVGFRPNSELYKDYLETLPNGAIKVDTTMKTTKDPNVFAIGDCATVYSRASGKEEYIALATNAVRMGIVAANNALGKHVEYCGTQGSNAICVFGYNMASTGWSEETAKKKGLKVKSNFFKDAERPEFMPSYEDVLVKIIYEEDTRRMVGAQIASKHNHAEAIHAFSLAIQNGMTVDQFALSDFFFLPHYNKPLSWMTMVAYTAK
- a CDS encoding S-methyl-5-thioribose-1-phosphate isomerase produces the protein MSDELNKPSRIDKELAFMLQFENIAWYDDGCVRILDRRVYPNKVHFVECKTHKEVSKAIADMVTQSAGPYLAVAMGMALAGYESKHLQGNDRIDFLTHACSTLANSRPTTSARMMSITKSCLEAGTEAIKSGKDPIEAMFNRGIELSTKRYSKIKKIAENLVSMFPDKGTILTQCFGESVVGFMIQEFQKKNKDIKVVCAETRPYFQGARLTATVAYDQGADVTVITDNMVAYTMQEKKIDVFTSAADLICLNGAVVNKIGTFQIAIVAKYLGIPYFVTGAPDKGYHGFDDIHFEFRDEKLVTEAMGVKTSKEGVKGFYPAFDYTPPHLVSAVVTDLGIYSPYDVFKYYIGNDEGEY
- a CDS encoding HD-GYP domain-containing protein is translated as MNINLDKYILVDLDFIKDNKDIIKFHATEIICTNEDNIYFSLPNYKIDLLFNKNYINIDVFNKFYITKSSKYILDLVAEPKNTKNYKQIKNIDQFLKVYKDCLPDNEKTKRMEYDILEIILKKTPKERIISLKNYLDILNQYYNEKLYKESAEYILDIMTELAFIERVNLIHLVNAAKDSINQIYFDNVESYDTQFIANSIILSAVKLIDKIYPNIKIFYECDAFNCRNIIGHGNRIFIIFIEFLLYYNKQVKNKFSLKTITNFNKKFKKYYENVFKHYKIEKDDIKFGDIFKNGLKKISIQNIATFAAGAFWHDVVKIKQLDYLNVNKSKEYTLQSTSHAIKGFQFLKFFRNYNDDIALIVGTHHEYYGYGHSILKGLIQKNRKENKTIKPLWLISNNSSDIEALDALAFFPAKVLEIIDLYDTIVTPQKNYERKGITSEEAVKLIFNNYIKDETQIDPIIFELFINFLSDIMKEDVSNPFD
- the queA gene encoding tRNA preQ1(34) S-adenosylmethionine ribosyltransferase-isomerase QueA, coding for MTDYLNKETYNFYLPENLIATEPNYERDHCRLMTLNKNTGELEHKIFADIINYLNKDDVLVLNDSKVIPARIYAKKSTGGNAEILLLNKVNNDESTWECLIKGKNIKEADTLYLDYAHLDNVGNIEALIEKDNISTKLIKFSKPLTNDILDTIGKIPLPPYIIQSRKRKGEEEYNSNDKEFYQNVYAKNEGSIASPTSGLHFTNELLDKIKSIGVTVCYVTLHVGFSTFNPLKEDDLRNHIMHEEKFIIPKDSYDIIINAKKEGRRIVSCGTTVARVLESEYDNYDFKRLEGSTNIFIYPPYKFKCVDALITNFHTPHSTLLAMVSAFAGYDNIMNAYKTAVDNNYRFFSYGDAMFIY
- a CDS encoding dipeptidase — encoded protein: MIFDAHSDIWTDVAVKTLKGENNIIKKYHYNNLVKGKIGGSIFVIWTEPKNYHRALERVIEIQECIKKELEYIKDIILIAKSYDDIIKAQKENKLYILIGFEGLISIDDNIDLIDKYYEYGARHASLTWNEENKLASGVRGDSNKGLTDLGKKAVKKMQDKGMIVDVSHLNDKSFFDVINITSAPIIASHSNSRVLCGSLRNLTDEQLKAIRDTKGVVGLNSYKDFIDENKDKQTIERAADHIKYIADKIGIEHIGLGFDYNEYFEDEIIPPSVKGLENASKSYDIIIKLKEAGFNNEEIEKIEYKNFHRVIKEIVK